The Candidatus Zixiibacteriota bacterium genome window below encodes:
- a CDS encoding response regulator, with protein sequence MALAQKVAAAKIMVIDDEPQITEIIEAFLTNAGHQVFVNNVASEGLKKARAIKPDIILLDIMMPGTDGYGVCNELKNDPVTANIPVVFLTGKDRNDDMGRSFKVGGDMFIKKPFSCERLLEIVNIILMSTGKH encoded by the coding sequence ATGGCTTTAGCACAAAAAGTAGCAGCAGCGAAAATCATGGTAATCGACGATGAACCTCAGATTACCGAGATTATTGAAGCATTTCTGACAAACGCCGGTCATCAGGTTTTTGTCAACAATGTTGCGTCCGAGGGGCTAAAAAAAGCCAGGGCGATCAAGCCGGATATCATTCTTCTCGACATCATGATGCCCGGAACTGATGGTTACGGGGTCTGTAATGAGTTGAAAAATGATCCGGTCACGGCTAACATTCCGGTCGTGTTTCTGACCGGCAAGGATCGAAATGATGATATGGGGCGGTCATTCAAGGTCGGGGGCGACATGTTTATCAAGAAGCCTTTCTCCTGTGAAAGACTCCTGGAAATAGTCAATATTATATTGATGTCCACCGGGAAACACTGA
- the rlmN gene encoding 23S rRNA (adenine(2503)-C(2))-methyltransferase RlmN: protein MERVNLLGTTLVDLENLVQELGAARFKGRQLFKWLYNSLQPDFQKMTDLSLELRGKLAEKYFFVGLKLAKASRSVDGTEKFLFALGDGEFVETVLIPEKGKNTVCISSQAGCGLGCKFCATGQMGPKRNLTVGEMVGQLLFLRGRNGAEAFENIVFMGMGEPLLNYDNLLRAVEIISSEMGLSVSAKKVTVSTVGIVPQIYTLADSGVKVNLAISLHAASDEKRRKIMPVAKSFPLEKLMEAARYFAAKRKKRVTFEYIIFAGFNDTPQDVKELAALIKGIPCKINILAYNPIPSLPYRRPSDEQVDEFAKLLYPRASAVTVRKSRGLDIEAACGQLAGKYQLT, encoded by the coding sequence ATGGAACGGGTTAATCTCTTGGGGACAACTCTCGTCGACCTGGAAAATCTGGTGCAGGAGTTGGGAGCGGCGAGATTCAAGGGTCGACAATTGTTCAAATGGCTGTATAATTCTCTTCAGCCCGATTTCCAAAAAATGACCGACCTTTCTCTTGAGCTTCGGGGAAAACTCGCCGAGAAATATTTCTTTGTCGGGCTCAAACTCGCGAAAGCCTCCCGCTCGGTTGATGGTACCGAGAAATTCCTCTTTGCTCTGGGGGACGGCGAATTTGTGGAGACGGTCTTGATTCCCGAGAAGGGAAAGAACACGGTCTGCATTTCAAGTCAGGCCGGTTGTGGATTAGGGTGTAAATTCTGCGCCACCGGGCAGATGGGTCCGAAACGAAATCTCACCGTTGGGGAAATGGTGGGACAACTTCTCTTTCTTCGAGGCCGCAATGGCGCGGAAGCCTTCGAAAATATCGTTTTCATGGGTATGGGCGAACCCCTTCTCAATTATGACAATCTGCTCCGGGCGGTCGAAATCATTTCCTCCGAGATGGGTCTCTCCGTTTCTGCTAAGAAAGTGACCGTCTCAACCGTGGGAATTGTCCCCCAGATTTACACCCTGGCTGATTCGGGAGTGAAAGTAAATTTGGCAATATCGCTTCACGCTGCCAGTGATGAAAAAAGAAGGAAGATTATGCCGGTGGCCAAGTCATTTCCCCTGGAGAAACTGATGGAGGCCGCCCGATATTTCGCAGCTAAAAGAAAAAAAAGAGTCACCTTTGAATATATTATCTTCGCCGGGTTCAATGATACTCCGCAGGATGTCAAAGAGCTGGCTGCCTTGATAAAAGGAATTCCCTGCAAAATTAATATATTGGCCTATAATCCGATTCCGTCACTGCCCTATCGGAGGCCCTCCGACGAACAGGTGGATGAATTTGCGAAGCTTTTATATCCCCGCGCTTCGGCGGTTACGGTAAGAAAGAGCCGGGGTCTGGATATTGAAGCCGCTTGCGGCCAGCTGGCCGGGAAATATCAATTAACTTAG
- a CDS encoding S41 family peptidase has protein sequence MKRFTMMILALTAFMMGLIWVVGSGEAVQPPETKTIYLAADTLHINLDETPSNAADSVGQDPRETLLREIKKFNQTVFDVKNRYMEDVDTKELINAGIRGMLEDLDRYSVLMEKKSYDALMESTHGKYEGLGMEIDARDDHIIIVTPMEGSPAYKRGLKSGDLIFEINGKSTYKLSTADASKLMRGPSGTKVILKIKREGIPDMLDFEMERAIIELKSVSYYGVIPGSNIGYIRLSRFAEETSNELTQAISDLNTKGIDGLIFDLRSNGGGLLQQAVETGELFVPEGKLIVYTRGRFSDSERRYYSRRLPMFPDKPLVVLVDEGTASASEIVAGAIQDWDRGIIMGHPTYGKGLVQQIFPVGTDDEVALKLTTAKYYVPSGRCIQKPEKEWKDGARADMAGLDTLEGQSADSIGADSIAVSKKETFNTSNGRVVYGSGGILPDVEIAQDPFLTPLEINLERKQMFFDFAVKYLVAHPDFGRETPVTDEMVKELRSFIESKNFTYKTSLEVSLDKIKDLVKEEKKDTLFAPAISNFEEKIKKEKEADFAKSIDYLKKAIKREIVAKIAGERGIYEEIILKTDPGVVQAMDLLRNKTEYSKLLQGNLSQGQKPQD, from the coding sequence ATGAAAAGATTTACTATGATGATACTGGCGCTGACAGCATTTATGATGGGATTGATCTGGGTGGTTGGAAGCGGGGAAGCTGTCCAGCCTCCTGAGACCAAAACCATCTATTTGGCCGCGGATACTCTTCATATAAATCTCGATGAGACACCATCAAATGCGGCGGATAGTGTCGGCCAGGATCCGCGTGAAACGCTTCTGCGCGAGATAAAGAAATTCAATCAGACGGTTTTCGATGTTAAGAATCGTTATATGGAGGATGTCGATACCAAAGAATTGATTAACGCCGGTATTCGCGGAATGCTGGAGGATCTGGATCGCTATTCCGTTTTGATGGAGAAGAAATCATATGATGCATTGATGGAAAGCACTCATGGGAAATATGAGGGTTTGGGGATGGAGATTGATGCCCGTGATGATCACATCATCATAGTGACTCCGATGGAAGGCTCGCCCGCCTATAAGAGGGGGCTGAAATCGGGAGATCTCATATTTGAAATCAACGGCAAATCAACTTATAAATTATCCACAGCCGATGCCTCAAAACTAATGCGCGGTCCCAGCGGGACCAAAGTCATTCTCAAGATCAAGCGGGAAGGTATTCCCGATATGCTCGATTTCGAAATGGAACGGGCAATTATCGAACTCAAATCGGTAAGTTACTATGGAGTTATCCCAGGGAGCAATATCGGTTATATCCGGCTCTCCCGCTTTGCCGAAGAAACCAGCAACGAGTTAACTCAGGCAATTTCGGATCTGAATACGAAAGGGATCGACGGATTGATTTTTGACTTGCGATCCAATGGCGGCGGCCTTCTGCAGCAGGCGGTCGAAACAGGCGAACTGTTTGTGCCGGAAGGGAAACTGATTGTTTACACCCGCGGCCGGTTCTCGGATTCGGAGCGCAGGTATTATTCCCGCCGTCTGCCGATGTTTCCGGATAAGCCGCTAGTGGTGTTGGTTGATGAGGGCACCGCCTCAGCCTCGGAAATCGTGGCCGGAGCCATTCAGGATTGGGACCGCGGTATTATCATGGGACATCCCACTTACGGCAAGGGATTAGTGCAGCAGATTTTCCCGGTCGGAACCGATGATGAGGTGGCGCTGAAACTGACTACGGCTAAATATTATGTCCCTTCCGGAAGATGCATACAAAAACCGGAGAAGGAGTGGAAAGATGGGGCTCGTGCCGATATGGCCGGTCTGGACACTCTTGAGGGACAAAGTGCAGACTCTATCGGGGCCGATTCCATCGCCGTTTCCAAGAAAGAAACATTCAACACCAGTAATGGCCGGGTGGTTTATGGCAGCGGCGGCATCCTGCCCGATGTCGAAATCGCTCAGGATCCTTTCCTCACTCCACTGGAGATCAATTTGGAAAGAAAACAGATGTTCTTTGATTTTGCGGTGAAATATCTGGTAGCCCACCCGGATTTCGGTCGCGAGACGCCTGTCACCGATGAAATGGTCAAGGAATTAAGATCATTTATTGAAAGCAAAAATTTCACATATAAGACCTCGCTTGAAGTCTCCCTGGATAAAATCAAGGATTTAGTCAAAGAGGAAAAGAAGGATACTTTATTCGCTCCGGCTATATCCAATTTCGAGGAAAAAATAAAAAAGGAAAAGGAAGCTGATTTTGCCAAATCCATCGATTATTTAAAGAAGGCAATCAAGCGGGAAATCGTGGCCAAGATTGCAGGCGAACGGGGAATTTATGAGGAGATCATTCTCAAAACCGACCCCGGTGTCGTACAGGCCATGGATCTTCTGAGGAATAAAACCGAATACAGCAAACTTCTTCAGGGAAACCTGTCGCAAGGTCAAAAGCCGCAGGATTGA
- a CDS encoding HAD family hydrolase: MKIDNIRHLLFDFDGTLIDSSRGVIIATNYALKALGEPPRTDEEIKRFIGYPLEEMFHSFSNKPYREFWRHFQEIGLGAIAASAEPVGEADRVLDVLFKRGYVIGIGTTKMRVHVNKILEKLHWNHMVYAFVGADDVAKVKPAPEAYQKLLQMLGGKIEDSVVIGDTVNDIQAARAAGLPAIGVSSPFGRENDLQAARPDLFLHRLEELLEILK; this comes from the coding sequence TTGAAAATTGACAACATTAGACACCTCCTCTTTGACTTTGATGGTACACTCATCGATTCCTCGCGCGGGGTGATAATCGCAACCAATTACGCGTTGAAAGCCTTGGGAGAACCGCCTCGGACCGATGAGGAAATCAAGCGTTTTATCGGTTACCCGTTGGAAGAGATGTTCCATTCCTTTTCAAATAAGCCGTACAGAGAATTCTGGAGGCACTTTCAGGAGATCGGCCTGGGTGCGATTGCCGCCTCGGCTGAACCGGTCGGTGAGGCTGATCGGGTGCTTGATGTCCTTTTCAAAAGGGGATATGTAATCGGAATCGGCACCACCAAGATGCGCGTGCATGTAAACAAGATTCTTGAAAAGCTGCATTGGAATCATATGGTATATGCGTTTGTCGGGGCCGATGATGTCGCAAAGGTCAAGCCGGCGCCGGAAGCATATCAGAAATTACTGCAGATGCTGGGCGGGAAAATTGAAGATTCGGTTGTCATTGGCGACACCGTCAATGATATTCAGGCCGCGCGGGCGGCCGGCCTCCCGGCCATTGGCGTAAGCTCCCCTTTCGGTCGTGAAAATGATCTTCAGGCGGCCCGGCCGGATCTTTTTTTGCATCGCCTCGAGGAATTGCTGGAGATACTGAAATGA
- a CDS encoding methylated-DNA--[protein]-cysteine S-methyltransferase — MKCLFVHQFSTRFGRFQLAETEKGIAVIGLPTESSTRFLSVLAKKFDGYKIAQGGSENRKAEKQIQAYLRGKLKKFSLRLDLRGTPFQRKVLRQVAAIPYGRTKTYGAIAIAIGLPGAARAVGMANARNLHPLIIPCHRVVASNGLGGYGGGLKLKKQLLEIENIKIC; from the coding sequence ATGAAATGCCTGTTTGTTCATCAGTTCAGCACCAGATTCGGGCGGTTTCAACTTGCTGAAACCGAAAAGGGAATCGCCGTAATCGGGCTTCCCACCGAGAGTTCGACCCGCTTTCTATCCGTGCTGGCAAAGAAATTTGACGGTTACAAAATTGCGCAGGGGGGTAGCGAAAATAGAAAAGCTGAAAAACAAATACAAGCTTATTTGAGAGGGAAATTGAAAAAGTTCTCCCTTCGACTTGATCTCAGAGGAACTCCTTTTCAAAGAAAGGTGCTGCGACAGGTAGCGGCGATTCCCTATGGCCGGACGAAGACTTATGGTGCCATTGCGATCGCAATAGGACTACCGGGCGCCGCACGGGCGGTCGGCATGGCCAATGCCCGTAATCTGCATCCTCTGATCATCCCGTGTCATCGGGTCGTCGCCTCCAATGGCCTCGGTGGTTATGGCGGCGGATTGAAATTGAAAAAGCAACTTCTTGAAATTGAAAATATAAAAATCTGTTGA
- a CDS encoding aminopeptidase: MDSRVRNLAKILVHYSLKIKPGQLFKIAAEPVAEPLVKAVYEEALAAGAYPYVEISLIDLKEMFYKKANDAQLKYISPIREFEIEKIDAYLYIWGSTNTKYLSGIDPSRQQLNNKAGRKWMDRYIARIGDGSLHWCGTQFPTPAHAQDAEMSITEYENFVYRAGHVDEADPVAYWQKVEKEQDRLIKILDQVEIIHLLTDQTDLTLNVKGRKWINCCGQKNFPDGEIFTSPIENSANGTIRFNFPAFLTGREVSGVQLTFKNGEVVKAGAEKDEDYLIKMLDTDEGSRRIGEFAIGTNYEITQFTKNTLFDEKIGGTCHMAVGAGLPEAGGRNKSGIHWDMVRDLKKGGEIIADGKLIYKDGIFII, from the coding sequence ATGGATTCCAGAGTAAGGAACTTGGCCAAAATTCTGGTGCATTATTCATTGAAAATTAAGCCCGGTCAGTTGTTCAAGATTGCGGCCGAACCGGTGGCTGAGCCGCTGGTCAAGGCTGTTTATGAAGAGGCTCTGGCCGCGGGAGCATATCCCTATGTGGAAATTTCGCTTATCGACCTCAAAGAGATGTTCTACAAAAAGGCCAACGATGCCCAGTTGAAATACATCTCTCCCATCCGGGAATTCGAGATTGAAAAGATCGATGCCTATCTTTATATCTGGGGATCGACCAATACCAAATATCTTTCCGGCATTGATCCCTCCCGCCAGCAGTTGAACAATAAAGCCGGGCGTAAGTGGATGGATAGATACATTGCCAGAATAGGGGATGGCTCGCTCCATTGGTGCGGCACACAGTTTCCCACCCCCGCGCATGCCCAGGATGCCGAAATGTCCATCACCGAATATGAGAATTTTGTCTATCGCGCCGGGCATGTCGACGAAGCCGACCCGGTGGCCTATTGGCAGAAAGTGGAAAAGGAACAGGACCGATTGATCAAAATCCTGGACCAGGTGGAAATAATACATCTTTTGACCGACCAGACCGACCTGACTCTCAATGTTAAGGGACGAAAGTGGATCAATTGCTGCGGCCAGAAGAATTTCCCCGATGGTGAGATATTTACTTCTCCGATTGAAAATAGTGCCAATGGTACAATTCGGTTCAATTTCCCGGCCTTCCTTACTGGGCGTGAGGTTTCCGGAGTGCAGTTGACTTTCAAGAACGGCGAAGTGGTGAAAGCCGGCGCTGAAAAGGATGAAGACTATCTGATTAAAATGCTCGATACCGATGAAGGGTCGCGTCGAATCGGCGAATTTGCCATCGGCACCAACTACGAAATCACCCAATTCACGAAAAACACCCTCTTTGATGAAAAAATCGGCGGTACCTGTCATATGGCGGTGGGTGCTGGTCTCCCCGAGGCCGGCGGCCGGAATAAATCGGGCATTCACTGGGATATGGTGCGTGATCTGAAAAAAGGCGGCGAAATCATCGCCGACGGCAAGCTCATATATAAAGACGGCATCTTTATAATCTAA
- a CDS encoding S8 family serine peptidase, with amino-acid sequence MNFLRIIKTIGFLTAILPNSLYAADSGSLLEKPLVLTKPPAAISEKAGSYLLGQNRDKVKIWVFFLDKRVYDESAFRQAAAKVAISEHTVSRRQKMGITGITFADLPVNEGYIAQIILEGASLRRISRWLNAASFEVPVSMIETIAALPFVGRIEPVASFKGDRPPTSETPIPSRLEKPGDITGLNYGLSYAQVNMINIPAMHDMGYKGQDVIVAMFDTGYRKSHQAFAQAYKSGRVLAEYDFIFNDGNTDNQPGDDVNQHDHGTETWATLGGSYSGRIFGPAYGASFLLAKTEDMRSETQVEEDNWVAAMEWADSLGADVISSSLGYSDWYTYADFNGNTAVTTKAANLAAGLGIIVCNSMGNAGPNAGTLSAPADAFDILACGAVDASRYIATFSSRGPTYDGRIKPEVCAMGVSDYTAGAWADNAYTYASGTSFAAPLVAGSAALILSANPSLTPLQIRKSLMLTAGQAQNPDNNYGWGVIDALAAYNWGANFTADSTLGYGTLGVNFTDISNPAAAGWKWYFGDGDSSSLPNPTHQYNSPGSYDVTLIIESSEGTLNRTRKELIAVVADTLTFGTDSAYSGYTAVMPVVLKNSQRLNSIIIPVSYSPGMNLRFDSLSFGSRTSNFEALKVLYRNDPMHQLVFELIADTGGGTSRLAPGNGEIARLYFGLDRYAPPGVLTSVDTSIVDGKIINLANAWVQYGPVVVGGDVIARYVRRGDADNNGLINMQDIMYMIAALYLSGPPPVTIRAGDANSDNMLTLRDIGYLINFVIKGGPPPKD; translated from the coding sequence ATGAATTTCCTAAGAATCATAAAGACCATTGGATTCCTCACCGCCATCCTCCCCAATTCCCTTTATGCCGCTGATTCCGGCAGTCTTCTGGAAAAACCCCTGGTTCTAACCAAGCCTCCGGCTGCAATTTCCGAAAAAGCCGGCAGCTACCTGCTTGGACAGAATAGGGACAAGGTAAAAATCTGGGTCTTTTTCCTCGATAAGAGAGTCTATGATGAATCCGCCTTTCGACAGGCTGCGGCAAAAGTAGCCATTAGTGAGCATACCGTATCAAGGCGGCAGAAGATGGGCATCACAGGAATTACCTTTGCCGATCTTCCGGTGAATGAGGGATATATTGCGCAAATTATTCTCGAGGGGGCGTCTCTGCGCCGGATTTCGCGCTGGCTGAACGCGGCCAGTTTTGAGGTTCCTGTCAGCATGATTGAAACGATTGCCGCATTGCCTTTTGTCGGCCGGATTGAACCGGTGGCCTCCTTCAAGGGTGATAGGCCACCCACTTCCGAAACCCCCATTCCTTCACGTCTGGAAAAACCAGGCGATATAACCGGCCTTAATTATGGTCTCTCTTATGCGCAGGTAAATATGATTAATATTCCCGCCATGCATGATATGGGATATAAAGGGCAGGATGTCATTGTGGCCATGTTTGACACCGGTTACAGGAAATCACATCAGGCATTCGCCCAGGCATATAAGAGTGGGCGAGTGTTGGCCGAATATGATTTTATATTCAATGACGGCAACACCGATAATCAGCCTGGAGATGATGTAAACCAGCACGACCACGGCACGGAAACATGGGCGACTCTTGGGGGAAGCTATTCCGGCAGGATTTTCGGTCCTGCTTATGGAGCCTCTTTCCTTCTGGCCAAGACAGAGGATATGAGAAGCGAGACCCAGGTTGAAGAGGACAACTGGGTGGCGGCGATGGAATGGGCCGATTCCCTCGGCGCCGATGTCATATCATCTTCACTGGGATACTCGGATTGGTACACCTACGCCGATTTCAATGGTAATACCGCCGTAACGACAAAAGCGGCCAATCTAGCCGCCGGACTGGGTATCATTGTCTGCAACTCTATGGGGAACGCAGGCCCGAACGCGGGCACTCTTAGTGCCCCGGCAGATGCTTTTGATATTCTGGCCTGCGGGGCGGTCGATGCCTCAAGATATATCGCCACATTTTCTTCCCGCGGCCCAACCTATGACGGCAGAATAAAACCGGAAGTCTGTGCCATGGGTGTCTCAGACTACACCGCCGGTGCCTGGGCCGATAATGCTTATACTTATGCCAGCGGAACTTCATTCGCGGCGCCTCTGGTCGCCGGATCTGCGGCGCTGATTTTATCGGCCAACCCTTCCCTGACGCCGCTTCAGATAAGAAAGAGTTTGATGCTCACGGCCGGCCAGGCGCAGAATCCGGATAACAATTATGGATGGGGCGTTATCGATGCTCTGGCGGCCTACAACTGGGGCGCCAATTTCACTGCGGACAGTACGCTGGGATATGGTACTCTGGGCGTCAATTTTACCGATATCTCCAATCCGGCTGCGGCCGGCTGGAAATGGTATTTCGGCGATGGGGATTCCTCTTCTCTGCCGAATCCGACCCATCAATACAATTCCCCCGGCTCTTATGATGTTACCCTGATAATTGAATCATCCGAAGGAACGCTGAATCGCACCAGAAAGGAATTGATAGCGGTTGTGGCGGATACACTCACATTCGGTACCGATTCAGCCTATTCGGGATATACCGCAGTCATGCCAGTTGTATTAAAGAATTCACAGAGACTCAATTCAATTATTATCCCGGTATCTTATTCGCCGGGAATGAATTTAAGATTTGATTCGCTGAGCTTCGGTAGTCGCACATCAAATTTCGAAGCGCTGAAGGTGCTTTATCGAAATGACCCCATGCATCAACTGGTGTTCGAACTCATTGCCGATACCGGCGGCGGAACGTCGCGTTTGGCGCCGGGTAACGGAGAGATCGCCCGTCTGTATTTTGGCCTGGACAGATATGCTCCACCCGGAGTGTTGACATCAGTTGACACTTCCATAGTCGACGGCAAGATTATCAATCTGGCCAATGCCTGGGTTCAATACGGTCCGGTCGTCGTGGGCGGGGATGTCATTGCCCGTTATGTCAGAAGAGGTGATGCTGATAATAACGGTTTAATAAATATGCAGGATATAATGTACATGATAGCTGCACTCTATCTCAGTGGTCCTCCGCCAGTAACGATAAGGGCGGGGGATGCAAATTCGGATAACATGCTCACCCTTCGTGATATAGGTTATCTGATAAATTTCGTTATTAAGGGCGGCCCTCCGCCTAAAGATTAA
- a CDS encoding GspH/FimT family pseudopilin, with translation MNNRLKSIAGITIVELMSTVVVIGIISAAAAPSFNRAVQRIKFRSETKNLVSTLRMARSQAISEKAPYGIYYDATNRTVTTFKDLTNLANYTFESGSDSVIKVDQLPYDIAYLYASFPNSTVIYEPNGTASASGDIYLLTTDRGIVNTSQVNVLASTGRAKVAYIHNY, from the coding sequence ATGAATAATAGATTGAAATCGATTGCCGGTATTACAATAGTGGAATTAATGTCCACCGTGGTTGTGATCGGAATTATCTCGGCTGCTGCAGCCCCCAGTTTCAACCGTGCCGTCCAGAGAATAAAATTCCGCAGCGAAACCAAGAATCTGGTTTCAACTCTGCGGATGGCCAGATCGCAGGCGATTTCGGAGAAGGCCCCATACGGGATCTACTATGACGCGACGAATCGCACCGTCACCACATTTAAAGATCTGACCAATCTCGCAAATTATACTTTTGAATCGGGCAGCGATTCGGTGATAAAGGTTGATCAGCTCCCCTATGATATTGCCTATCTATATGCCTCTTTTCCGAATTCGACAGTTATTTATGAGCCGAATGGAACCGCTTCGGCCAGTGGGGATATATATCTGCTTACGACTGATCGTGGTATAGTTAATACCTCTCAGGTCAATGTCTTAGCTTCGACAGGTCGGGCCAAAGTGGCTTATATCCATAATTATTGA
- the pilM gene encoding type IV pilus assembly protein PilM, whose product MLFSKRSKSTVGLDVGANSVKLVKLDHNKGGLAVAAMGIRELPPEAIVADEVRDRDAVIFNIQSLIDQVDPRIKDVVVSISGYGVITDKFTIDKKSGSEAEQAILFEAEQRSPFDVEDVTLDHHVIRVDEETKKAEILLVAARNEFLNSYIELILDAGLQPVVVDIDAFATLNAYEFNYDIDPTRTTVLVNVGYDVTNVLYLNEGLYHSTRDISAGTRDIYNSIQKEFRLNAELAGKALKGEMKDSIDQDMLKATIISSIEELISGLELAFSYFKTQAKVSKIDWLVLSGGGALVPYLPEYLQSKLNIPLEILNPLRNIDFDPEMFQYLSPEKIAPLLTVPVGLAIRKVR is encoded by the coding sequence ATGTTATTCTCTAAAAGGAGCAAGAGTACCGTCGGTCTGGACGTCGGTGCAAATTCCGTCAAGCTGGTAAAGCTTGACCATAATAAGGGGGGGCTGGCTGTTGCGGCGATGGGAATCCGAGAACTCCCGCCCGAGGCCATTGTGGCCGACGAAGTGCGTGACCGCGATGCCGTTATATTCAATATTCAATCTCTTATCGATCAAGTCGATCCAAGGATCAAGGATGTCGTTGTTTCCATATCCGGATACGGCGTGATTACCGACAAATTCACGATCGACAAAAAATCCGGTTCCGAGGCGGAACAGGCCATACTCTTTGAGGCGGAACAACGCTCTCCCTTTGATGTTGAGGATGTCACGCTTGATCATCATGTCATCCGGGTCGATGAAGAGACCAAGAAGGCCGAAATTCTGCTGGTCGCTGCCCGCAATGAATTCCTCAATTCCTATATCGAATTGATTCTGGATGCCGGTCTGCAGCCGGTTGTGGTCGATATCGATGCTTTCGCTACTCTGAATGCCTATGAGTTCAATTACGATATTGATCCTACCCGGACAACGGTTCTGGTCAATGTCGGCTATGATGTCACCAATGTCCTTTACCTCAATGAGGGCCTTTATCATTCGACGCGTGACATTTCCGCCGGAACCAGAGATATCTATAACTCGATCCAGAAGGAATTCCGGTTGAATGCCGAATTGGCCGGCAAGGCTCTGAAAGGGGAGATGAAAGACTCCATCGACCAGGATATGCTCAAGGCCACCATTATCTCTTCAATTGAGGAACTGATTTCCGGTTTGGAACTGGCCTTCTCATATTTCAAAACGCAGGCCAAGGTCAGCAAGATTGACTGGTTGGTGCTCTCCGGCGGAGGAGCTCTGGTGCCGTACCTTCCCGAATATCTGCAGTCGAAATTGAATATCCCTCTGGAGATACTCAATCCTCTGCGCAATATAGATTTTGACCCCGAGATGTTTCAATATCTGTCTCCCGAAAAGATCGCCCCCCTTCTGACCGTACCGGTAGGATTGGCGATTAGGAAGGTGAGGTAG
- a CDS encoding PilN domain-containing protein: MININLIPKQYLKRSGGVSLGKHGIYAAAAVCGIILMLGAVTVYQLHQMRELSGQMEIARSRTAQLEKDIKMVDALIDIKAKITNRMEAVERLDRHRGAWVRIIEDLTRNIPEFVWLSSFVEIPEKPAVSAPKPGQAGKNAPPPKVETATVVSAPTGPIVRPAEIEGFTFTLNALASFMIKMMRSNFFEDVDLVYSKEIAFGKQKAYNFKLSCNVHYLSDEELEKIVAQQTDSNLEITN, encoded by the coding sequence ATGATAAATATAAATTTGATTCCCAAGCAGTACCTCAAACGTTCCGGGGGAGTCAGTCTGGGCAAACATGGCATTTATGCCGCGGCCGCTGTTTGTGGTATCATCCTGATGCTGGGGGCTGTCACGGTCTATCAGCTGCATCAGATGAGAGAGTTGAGCGGGCAGATGGAAATCGCCCGGTCGCGAACCGCCCAGTTGGAAAAGGATATCAAGATGGTCGATGCTCTGATTGATATCAAGGCCAAGATAACCAACCGCATGGAGGCGGTGGAGCGGTTGGATCGTCACCGCGGCGCCTGGGTCAGAATTATAGAGGATCTGACTCGTAACATTCCGGAATTTGTCTGGCTGTCCAGTTTCGTCGAAATTCCGGAAAAACCGGCGGTTTCCGCACCTAAGCCGGGGCAGGCCGGCAAGAATGCGCCGCCCCCCAAAGTCGAGACCGCGACCGTTGTTTCCGCTCCGACCGGGCCGATTGTCAGACCAGCCGAGATTGAAGGCTTCACTTTCACTCTCAACGCCCTGGCCTCTTTCATGATCAAGATGATGAGATCGAATTTCTTTGAAGATGTCGACCTGGTTTACTCCAAGGAAATCGCTTTTGGGAAACAGAAGGCATATAATTTTAAACTGAGCTGCAATGTCCATTATTTGTCCGACGAAGAGTTGGAAAAAATAGTCGCTCAGCAAACTGATAGTAATCTGGAAATTACAAACTAA